The Malus sylvestris chromosome 12, drMalSylv7.2, whole genome shotgun sequence genome contains a region encoding:
- the LOC126592354 gene encoding putative pinene synthase, with the protein MQRELGELKVVVSNEVLTTRAGDFSQQLKLIDAIQRLGVVYHFEREIREVLEGIHNAAYDDNSVNDDGDLYNVALRFRLLRQHGFNVSYDTLQKFKCENGSFNESLIADVPGMLGLYEATHLMVHGEDILEEAHVFITTHLKSTATSVSYVRILIGRSNIHIVNISNKLFNGSSNNSSLGKLLAKRSSEVRCQELHVNISRRSFT; encoded by the exons ATGCAAAGGGAACTTGGGGAACTGAAAGTAGTAGTGAGCAATGAAGTATTAACGACTAGAGCTGGTGATTTTTCACAACAACTCAAATTAATTGATGCAATCCAGCGTCTTGGCGTGGTATACCACTTTGAAAGAGAGATCAGAGAAGTTTTGGAAGGCATACATAATGCTGCATATGACGACAATAGCGTTAATGATGACGGTGATCTATACAATGTTGCTCTTCGTTTTCGGCTACTAAGGCAACATGGATTTAATGTTTCATATG ATACACTCCAAAAGTTCAAATGTGAAAATGGTAGCTTCAATGAAAGCTTAATTGCCGATGTGCCGGGTATGCTAGGCCTTTATGAAGCAACACATCTAATGGTGCATGGAGAAGACATACTAGAAGAGGCTCATGTTTTCATCACCACTCACCTAAAGTCCACTGCTACCAGTGTAAGCTATGTTAGAATTTTAATTGG GAGAAGTAACATCCACATCGTCAATATTTCTAACAAGCTATTCAATGGCAGCTCAAATAATTCAAGCCTTGGAAAGCTCCTTGCTAAAAGGTCTAGTGAGGTTAGGTGTCAAGAATTACATGTCAATATATCAAGAAGAAGCTTCACATAG
- the LOC126592356 gene encoding uncharacterized protein LOC126592356, producing the protein MFALKTTVEEEMLEHIRDAKTPKEAWDTFVTLFSKKNDTRLQLLENELLSMAQRDMTIAQYFHKVKLICHEISELDPTAPIRETRLKRIIIHGLRPEYRGFVAAIQGWPTQPSLVEFENLLTGQEAIAKQMGGVSLKGEEEALYTSKSKGTFKRYTGSGSKKDGDKVKNHQGKEGSRPGRASKNHCNSRKFDEECYNCGKKGHMAIDCWTKKEPVESNTATSSSKENSEDGWDAEALFATEEEELALTVKTPE; encoded by the coding sequence ATGTTTGCTTTAAAGACCACAGTTGAAGAAGAAATGTTGGAGCACATTCGGGATGCTAAAACGCCAAAGGAAGCATGGGACACTTTTGTTACACTCTTCTCAAAGAAGAATGATACAAGATTGCAACTTCTTGAGAACGAGCTGCTATCGATGGCGCAACGCGACATGACGATTGCCCAGTACTTTCACAAGGTGAAGTTGATATGCCACGAAATTTCAGAGTTAGATCCAACAGCTCCTATTAGGGAAACCAGGTTGAAGAGAATTATTATCCATGGTTTGAGACCCGAATATCGTGGGTTTGTTGCCGCTATACAGGGATGGCCGACACAACCATCACttgttgagtttgaaaatttgcttACAGGTCAAGAAGCTATCGCCAAGCAAATGGGAGGAGTTTCGTTGAAGGGTGAAGAGGAAGCGCTCTACACCAGCAAAAGTAAAGGCACTTTCAAGCGGTATACTGGTAGTGGATCTAAAAAGGATGGAGACAAGgtgaaaaatcaccaaggaaAGGAAGGCTCTCGTCCAGGGAGAGCTTCGAAGAATCATTGTAATAGTAGAAAGTTTGATGAAGAATGTTACAACTGTGGGAAAAAGGGCCACATGGCGATAGATTGCTGGACTAAGAAAGAGCCTGTTGAAAGTAATACTGCTACTTCCagttcgaaggagaatagtgaagATGGCTGGGATGCTGAAGCATTATTCGctacggaggaagaagaattagCTCTCACGGTAAAAACACCAGAATGA
- the LOC126592353 gene encoding (-)-alpha-pinene synthase-like — protein sequence MATGTICIPSMEEYMHVATASVGNSLLSTVCLVGMGDIVTDEVFQWLSNNPKILRASNTIFRLMDDIGGHKVQDIILSTLNNISTVLNIDCYRVSEQETLDVFNKQVVDMWKDINELLRPTAVPEFVLMRFLNLTRVGDLVSKEETASHMVENL from the exons ATGGCTACGGGAACGATATGCATCCCAAGCATGGAGGAGTATATGCATGTTGCAACGGCTTCTGTTGGTAACAGCTTACTTTCAACTGTATGTTTAGTTGGCATGGGAGATATTGTAACGGATGAGGTATTTCAGTGGTTGTCCAATAACCCTAAAATTCTCAGAGCTTCCAATACCATTTTTAGGCTCATGGATGACATTGGCGGCCACAAGGTACAAGATATTATTCTTAGTACATTGAATAATATATCAACTGTATTAAA TATTGACTGCTACAGGGTGTCGGAGCAAGAGACGCTTGATGTGTTTAACAAACAAGTAGTGGATATGTGGAAGGATATAAACGAGTTACTTAGACCAACTGCTGTGCCAGAGTTTGTCCTCATGCGTTTTCTCAATTTGACAAGGGTTGGGGATCTGGTTTCAAAAGAGGAGACGGCTTCACACATGGTAGAAAATTTATGA